The Fusarium oxysporum Fo47 chromosome II, complete sequence genome includes a region encoding these proteins:
- a CDS encoding cytochrome P450, which produces MDYSTISSLEWHLYVHQLHKWFQVFTSLALAIVLFKLIDFLCRVTYRLYLSPLRKFPGPWIAATSNAWEIYHSLTNDRFRAIHELHEKHGNVVRIGPNQVSVASPEAFHHVFVTKCSSFLKTDFYATIQPGIGPKYAGLFNYINHKQAMAERRDLQPMFSPGSMKHYEAKFDEQLDILMEAIKQKGKVDLFGLFKFFMLDVIGDLALNKSFGQVTSGKEHQYVVDFNNAFMLIGLQNTFAPIIPLIPYLPFAKFKDAYYGLQRVFSYSQERVGDYLKQDMSKKQGSLMSGYLDPTTGEPKEGYSAWSIALAGHGFIVAGSEATSITLTYLIWMLIKRPDVDHRLRLELSSLGKSYSSTDLANLPYLDAVIRETLRVYPPAPAPMPRVVPKSGFEFEGVSYPPDTVISAQPYTIHRYEGVFEDPNEFRPERWLNVPSEKKDRMYRAFVPFSAGQRGCIGRGLAWMHIMKCIARTLQEFDRFELAEGMTDYDMDLIERGALAKPRSTKMWVNAYAKAI; this is translated from the exons atggATTATTCTACAATTTCAAGCCTTGAATGGCACCTCTACGTTCATCAACTGCACAAGTGGTTCCAGGTCTTTACATCTTTGGCACTGGCTATTGTATTATTCAAGTTGATCGACTTCCTCTGTCGAGTTACTTATCGATTGTATCTCAGTCCCTTGCGCAAATTCCCTGGCCCATGGATCGCCGCCACCAGCAATGCATGGGAAATTTACCATTCATTAACAA ATGATCGGTTTCGTGCTATCCATGAACTGCACGAGAAGCACGGCAACGTTGTGCGCATCGGACCAAATCAGGTGTCTGTAGCTTCACCTGAAGCTTTTCACCACGTATTTGTCACAAAGTGCAGCAGCTTTTTGAAGACAGATTTCTATGCGACTATCCAGCCAGGTATTGGGCCAAAGTATGCTGGTCTATTCAACTACATCAATCACAAGCAAGCAATGGCAGAGCGTCGCGATCTACAGCCCATGTTTTCACCGGGTAGCATGAAGCACTACGAAGCAAAGTTTGACGAGCAACTTGATATCTTGATGGAGGCCATTAAACAGAAAGGGAAGGTTGATCTCTTTGGACTTTT CAAGTTTTTTATGTTGGATGTTATCGGAGATTTAGCCCTTAACAAGAGCTTTGGCCAAGTAACATCAGGTAAAGAGCATCAATACGTGGTTGATTTCAACAACGCCTTTATGCTTATAGGGCTT CAAAACACGTTTGCGCCAATTATACCCTTAATACCATATCTGCCTTTTGCGAAATTCAAAGATGCTTATTATGGACTTCAACGAGTTTTTTCTTATTCCCAGGAGCGAGTAGGGGATTATCTCAAGCAGGATATGTCAAAGAAGCAGGGATCGTTGATGTCAGGGTACTTGGACCCGACCACTGGGGAGCCAAAGGAAGGCTACTCAGCTTGGTCTATCGCACTTGCTGGCCATGGCTTTAT AGTTGCTGGATCCGAAGCAACTTCTATTACGCTGACATATCTCATCTGGATGTTAATTAAACGTCCAGATGTGGATCATCGTCTACGGCTGGAGCTAAGCAGCCTCGGTAAGAGCTACTCAAGTACCGATTTAGCCAACCTCCCGTACCTGGATGCTGTGATCCGCGAGACTCTTCGTGTTTATCCTCCTGCACCAGCACCAATGCCACGAGTCGTGCCGAAATCGGGCTTTGAATTTGAAGGCGTTTCTTACCCTCCAGAC ACCGTCATCTCAGCTCAGCCGTACACCATACATCGTTACGAGGGAGTGTTCGAAGACCCGAATGAATTCAGGCCTGAGCGCTGGCTCAACGTACCGTCCGAAAAGAAGGATAGGATGTACCGGGCTTTTGTCCCATTCTCAGCTGGTCAAAGAGG ATGCATTGGTAGAGGACTGGCATGGATGCATATCATGAAGTGCATAGCAAGAACTTTGCAGGAATTCGACAGATTTGAATTGGCGGAGGGGATGACGGACTATGACATGGACTTGATCGAGCGAGGAGCACTTGCGAAGCCCAGATCTACCAAGATGTGGGTAAATGCTTATGCAAAGGCTATTTAG
- a CDS encoding aldehyde dehydrogenase domain-containing protein: MPAAKTPRDIETRLFINGEFVESSDKKTFELKSPSTHQVVAEVHEASESDTNAAVAAAKAAFPAWSELSPKDRGQYFKKLASLILESHHELAYLEAISMGRPVKGYFDAFAAADTFNYYAEAGAVVLGTSSLNMPGHLNFTLRQPYGVAAAIIPWNVPILFLALKAAPALMAGNTVVLKSSEKAPLTSAKVAQLVQKAGFPPGVFNIISGHGKISGAILSSHMDVRVLSFTGSGPTGRLIQAAAAKSNLKNVILELGGKSPAIIFDDADLEKAAAETAHSIQWNSGQVCMANSRIYVHESIAEPFIESFKKKFQVIAAGDPTDEKVNHGPQADEIQYNNVRSYIEMGKKSGKRILGMDHEATPDGYLIHPTIFVETQEDARVMKEEIFGPVVNINTFKTEAEAISKANDTEFGLYAAVYSKNIDRALRVAKRLEAGTVGVNCTSPTQAKDMPFGGYKTSGVGREGTTVSLHNFLETKTVLVKLEEF, from the exons ATGCCTGCTGCAAAAACCCCACGTGATATTGAGACTCGTCTCTTTATCAATGGCGAG TTCGTCGAGTCATCTGATAAGAAGACGTTTGAGTTGAAGTCTCCATCAACTCACCAAGTTGTAGCTGAAG TCCACGAAGCAAGTGAAAGTGACACCAACGCCGCCGTCGCAGCAGCCAAAGCCGCATTCCCAGCCTGGTCCGAACTCTCACCCAAAGACCGAGGCCAGtacttcaagaagcttgccTCCCTCATTCTCGAGTCGCATCATGAGTTAGCATATCTCGAAGCCATTTCTATGGGAAGACCTGTGAAGGGATACTTTGATGCTTTTGCCGCTGCTGACACGTTCAACTACTACGCCGAAGCTGGAGCGGTGGTTCTTGGAACGAGTAGTCTTAATATGCCTGGACACTTGAACTTTACTCTACGACAGCCTTACGGAGTCGCTGCGGCGATTATTCCATGGAATGTGCCGATTCTGTTCCTGGCTCTCAAGGCAGCTCCTGCGCTGATGGCAGGTAACACTGTGGTTTTGAAGAGCAGTGAAAAAGCACCACTGACT TCTGCCAAAGTCGCACAATTGGTCCAAAAGGCTGGCTTCCCACCAGgtgtcttcaacatcatctcagGCCACGGCAAAATATCAGGAGCCATTCTTTCCAGCCACATGGATGTTCGAGTCCTCAGCTTCACAGGATCAGGTCCAACAGGTCGACTCATTCAAGCTGCCGCTGCAAAATCTAATCTCAAGAACGTCATCCTCGAGCTTGGCGGAAAGTCTCCGGCTATCATCTTCGACGACGCTGATCTCGAAAAAGCAGCTGCTGAGACAGCACACTCTATCCAGTGGAACAGTGGGCAGGTTTGCATGGCCAACTCAAGGATCTACGTCCACGAAAGCATTGCAGAGCCTTTTATCGAGTCgttcaagaagaagtttcAGGTCATCGCAGCTGGTGACCCAACTGATGAGAAGGTCAACCATGGACCTCAAGCTGATGAGATCCAATACAACAATGTGCGATCATATATCGAAATGGGTAAGAAATCCGGTAAACGCATCCTCGGCATGGATCATGAGGCTACTCCAGATGGCTATCTCATCCACCCAACAATCTTCGTCGAGACCCAAGAAGACGCCCGAGTCATGAAGGAAGAAATCTTTGGTCCGGTCGTCAATATCAACACTTTCAAGACCGAGGCTGAAGCAATAAGCAAAGCTAATGATACAGAGTTTGGTCTATATGCCGCAGTGTATAGCAAGAATATCGACAGGGCACTACGTGTTGCTAAGAGATTGGAAGCTGGCACTGTTGGTGTCAATTGCACCAGCCCTACGCAGGCGAAAGATATGCCATTTGGTGGATACAAGACGAGTGGTGTCGGTAGGGAGGGGACTACGGTTAGTTTGCATaacttcttggagaccaaGACAGTACTGGTCAAGTTGGAGGAGTTTTAA
- a CDS encoding carotenoid oxygenase produces MAHIFDVAPLIDTGYIDGKKVGNQVKYPDSGTFSGFNKPFRLEGDIFDLEVSGTIPPEINGTFYRVQPDHRFPPVFEDDIHFNGDGNITAIRIQNGHADYKQRYVRTDRFLAETKERRSLFGRYRNPFTDSELVKSVIRTSANTNITFWRGMLLASKEDGPPYAMDPVTLETIGRYDFEGQIQSPTMTAHPKFDPETGEMICFAYEAGGNGNDGSRQIAVWTIDANGAKTEEAWYEAPFCGMIHDCGISKNYVVLPMTPLKCNPDRLQKGGNHWAWDPKEDQWYGVVPRRNGKPEDIIWFRSDNAFHGHVAGCYENEDGNIVFDLTVADGNVFFFFPPEDTPAGTVAKRNRLNSPTKRWVFNPKSPSGTRVQASEEWDTSGEFSRIDDRFVTKKYDHFWQAKIDGSREYNAAKCGSPAGGLFNCLAHYTWDERTEDIFWAGPCATFQEPSFIPKKNGAEGEGWLIALLNHLDVLRNDVVIFDAQNLAAGPVATIHLPMKLRLGLHGNFVDQADIEEWQIRRQPGGDVGPIIDARQNCNPTYASNINIRYLGLRDITYWCTAFKGLDRPFVP; encoded by the exons ATGGCCCACATTTTCGACGTTGCACCTCTTATCGATACCGGATATATCGACGGAAAAAAGGTCGGCAACCAAGTGAAGTACCCAGACAGTGGAACCTTCAGCGGCTTCAACAAGCCATTTCGCTTGGAGGGCGACATCTTCGATCTCGAAGTATCAGGAACTATTCCACCGGAGATCAATGGCACGTTTTATCGAGTTCAGCCAGATCATCGCTTTCCTCCCGTTTTTGAAGATGACATCCACTTCAATGGAGACGGCAATATCACTGCCATTCGCATTCAAAATGGTCATGCAGATTATAAGCAGCGTTATGTCAGAACAGATAGGTTCTTGGCGGAAACAAAAGAACGGAGAAGCTTGTTTGGGAGATATCGCAATCCCTTTACGGATTCTGAGCTAGTCAAGTCAGTCATCAGAACTTCTGCCAACACAAACATCACCTTCTGGAGAGGAATGCTTCTGGCCTccaaagaagatggcccGCCATATGCCATGGATCCAGTCACTCTGGAAACCATCGGGCGATATGACTTTGAAGGGCAGATCCAATCACCAACAATGACTGCCCATCCCAAATTCGACCCTGAAACTGGCGAAATGATCTGCTTCGCTTATGAAGCCGGCGGAAACGGAAACGATGGATCTCGTCAGATCGCTGTCTGGACAATCGATGCAAACGGTGCCAAGACCGAGGAAGCTTGGTACGAAGCTCCTTTCTGCGGTATGATCCATGATTGTGGCATCAGCAAGAACTACGTGGTTCTGCCAATGACACCTCTGAAGTGCAACCCAGATCGTCTCCAAAAGGGCGGTAACCATTGGGCATGGGATCCAAAAGAAGATCAATGGTACGGCGTAGTCCCGCGGCGAAATGGAAAGCCCGAGGACATTATCTGGTTCCGGTCTGATAACG CATTCCACGGCCATGTTGCAGGGTGCTACGAAAACGAAGATGGCAACATTGTGTTCGATCTAACAGTAGCAGATGGTAACgtgttcttcttctttccacctGAGGATACACCAGCTGGTACCGTTGCGAAGCGGAACCGCTTAAACAGTCCCACCAAACGCTGGGTGTTCAATCCCAAGAGTCCTTCGGGAACACGCGTACAGGCTAGTGAAGAATGGGACACCAGTGGTGAATTCTCCCGTATCGATGATCGCTTTGTCACCAAGAAGTACGATCATTTCTGGCAAGCCAAGATCGACGGGTCTCGAGAGTACAACGCTGCTAAGTGCGGTTCACCAGCTGGTGGACTCTTCAACTGTCTGGCTCACTATACATGGGATGAGAGAACAGAAGATATCTTCTGGGCCGGCCCTTGTGCTACATTCCAAGAACCATCATTCATCCCCAAGAAGAATGGTGCAGAGGGTGAAGGTTGGCTCATTGCATTGTTGAACCATCTTGATGTCTTGCGCAACGATGTAGTCATCTTTGACGCACAGAACCTCGCTGCAGGGCCTGTGGCTACGATTCATCTACCGATGAAGCTTCGTCTTGGACTTCATGGCAACTTTGTGGATCAGGCGGATATAGAAGAGTGGCAGATCAGGAGACAGCCAGGTGGGGATGTTGGTCCC ATAATTGATGCGCGTCAAAACTGTAACCCCACATACGCGAGCAATATCAATAtc AGATATCTCGGTCTCAGAGATATCACATATTGGTGTACTGCATTCAAGGGCTTAGATCGTCCGTTCGTGCCTTAA
- a CDS encoding cytochrome P450: MKSMSLYVLLAFCMTLGWVILTLVNVLRSPLRRVPGPFLARFTRLWLLKQVYFGTYPKTSIELHRKYVRPGPIVRIAPNEYSIDDPAAAKIIYGSGRGFTKSPWYYASGNPINPLPNIFAEPNPHIHAQARRKVAAAYSMTNLVQLEPFIDKCSAVLRDRLEEFARSGTSVEISHWMQCYAFDVIGMMTLGKRFGFLDSGEDIQGIMSSLSQYLVYCANVGVFPEWHKTLFRRQMRSKTVSGLTHVREFANAQLEEKREKVKADDVPHPNVAEDFITKFLRVQAQDSAKITNADISSVCTMNIGAGSDTTSISLTSIIFNLIKHPRVLERLRAEIKEHESQGTISDPIKFVEANQLPYLQAVIKEGLRMHPATGLSLGRVVPSDGATLAGQCFPPGTVVGINAWVAHANTKVFGHDAHVFRPERWLDYPELVKEREAYFMTSNSLLQSSVKALVPVWARTSA; this comes from the exons ATGAAGTCAATGTCGCTTTATGTGTTGCTAGCCTTTTGTATGACTCTAGGATGGGTCATTTTGACCCTTGTCAATGTCCTTCGTTCCCCTTTGAGACGAGTGCCTGGACCGTTTCTTGCACGGTTCACAAGACTATGGCTTCTGAAGCAAGTTTACTTTGGGACATACCCCAAGACCAGTATCGAGCTCCATAGGAAATATG TTAGACCAGGGCCCATTGTACGCATTGCACCGAACGAGTACAGCATCGACGATCCTGCGGCAGCGAAGATAATCTATGGAAGTGGTCGAGGATTCACAAAG TCTCCATGGTATTATGCCAGCGGCAATCCCATCAACCCACTCCCCAACATCTTCGCCGAACCGAATCCGCATATCCATGCCCAGGCTAGACGGAAGGTCGCAGCAGCTTACTCGATGACCAACTTGGTCCAACTCGAGCCTTTCATCGATAAATGCTCCGCTGTTCTTCGGGACCGATTAGAAGAGTTTGCTCGGTCTGGTACCTCGGTGGAGATATCCCACTGGATGCAGTGCTATGCCTTCGACGTAATAGGCATGATGACG CTCGGAAAGAGATTTGGCTTCTTAGATTCCGGCGAGGATATACAAGGAATCATGTCGTCTCTGAGCCAGTACCTGGTTTACTGCGCCAATGTCGGAGTATTCCCAGAGTGGCACAAGACTCTTTTTCGCAGGCAAATGCGTTCAAAGACTGTATCAGGTCTGACTCACGTCAGAGAGTTTGCCAATGCTCAACTGGAAGAGAAGCGcgagaaggtcaaggcaGATGATGTCCCCCATCCCAATGTAGCAGAGGACTTTATCACCAAGTTCCTACGCGTCCAAGCGCAGGATTCAGCCAAGATCACCAACGCTGACATTAGTTCAGTATGTACGATGAATATTGGCGCTGGTTCTGACACAACATCTATCAGTTTGACTtcaatcatcttcaacttgatCAAGCACCCGAGAGTTCTTGAACGACTCCGTGCTGAGATCAAAGAGCACGAGAGTCAAGGTACAATATCGGATCCAATAAAATTCGTCGAAGCCAACCAGCTTCCCTATCTACAAGcagtcatcaaagaaggtcTACGAATGCATCCTGCCACTGGACTCAGTCTGGGCCGGGTCGTTCCATCAGACGGTGCGACTTTGGCAGGACAATGTTTCCCTCCAGGG ACTGTCGTTGGCATCAATGCTTGGGTAGCCcacgccaacaccaaggtATTTGGTCATGATGCCCACGTATTCCGGCCCGAAAGGTGGCTCGATTACCCAGAACTGGTCAAAGAACGCGAAGCGTATTTCATGACA TCTAACTCTTTACTTCAAAGTTCGGTCAAGGCTCTCGTACCTGTCTGGGCAAGAACATCAGCCTAA
- a CDS encoding SnoaL-like domain-containing protein — translation MDTESVMKQLKAMEAKIEKLTAEADVRKLQHIYGYYLDKCLYKEVVDLFSDSPDAYVQFLNGRFRGKDSIRRLFIDRWSNYFVGGRNGPIHGWLLDHFIGQDVVDFQPGTNIAKYRGRTLMSAGTHKTLSPEYPGGQRQWWEGGVYENEYIKEDGVWKIFRLRYHPFWHGSVEKGWQNADRFVPLFKETYPANQQGPDELWEGADLWPDTRVVPFHYVHPVTGKQVAEEDLQAPKWREPASSAPPARVIDDWTV, via the exons ATGGATACTGAAAGTGTAATGAAACAGCTCAAAGCCATGGAGGCGAAGATCGAAAAGCTCACAG CTGAGGCGGATGTACGAAAATTGCAGCATATCTACGGATATTACCTTGACAAATGTCTTTACAAAGAG GTGGTGGATCTGTTCTCAGACTCACCAGATGCATACGTGCAGTTCCTAAATGGACGCTTCAGAGGCAAAGACTCAATCCGTCGGCTTTTCATCGACAGATGGTCCAATTACTTTGTCGGTGGCAGAAACGGTCCCATTCACGGCTGGCTTCTAGACCACTTCATCGGCCAAGACGTCGTAGACTTCCAGCCCGGCACAAACATCGCCAAATACCGCGGCAGAACCCTCATGAGCGCCGGCACCCACAAGACCCTCTCCCCCGAATACCCCGGCGGCCAGCGTCAATGGTGGGAGGGCGGTGTCTACGAGAACGAGTACATCAAAGAAGACGGGGTATGGAAGATCTTCCGTCTGCGGTACCACCCTTTCTGGCACGGGAGTGTTGAGAAGGGCTGGCAGAATGCTGATCGGTTTGTGCCCTTGTTTAAGGAGACGTATCCGGCGAATCAGCAGGGCCCTGACGAGTTGTGGGAGGGGGCGGATTTGTGGCCTGATACTAGGGTCGTGCCGTTTCATTACGTGCATCCTGTTACGGGGAAGCAGGTGGCGGAGGAGGATTTGCAGGCTCCAAAATGGAGGGAGCCAGCGAGTAGTGCTCCGCCTGCAAGAGTCATTGATGACTGGACTGTTTGA
- a CDS encoding general substrate transporter — protein MEAQQPSARVQLNSLWSEKRLIAICFFIALAQFQYGFDSAAVSGFQSMPGFLIVFGYVDPTNPIGYNITTKVQTLLQSLISLGALAACILIFNFGRFISPRVGLWIASLFGVVSVAAQMGSTHLAALYFGRIMLGFSNGFYSTFSAVYIGESTPAYLRGAAIGLVVLQINIGALVGIAVDNGTQGMLSRLSYQIPLAVMFVVPVMMSVGLIFLPETPRYYISKGQDDKAEAAIRKLRGITDDERIREDIMIMKNAWLEETEMRSTTQLLDAFRSTDLRRTLLSIATAVGQASTGIYFISAFSVFFFVQARIGSPFKWVMVSLAIALTGNMLSFPAVRFFNRRHLLLGTSLLNSGLMLGMAVAYTVSPAGSPTAGKVLVGLSIVFTWVYGIGQGPVLWALQTEIPSQRLRAQTVGFSQGASFLASWLCSYCTPYFINPEALNWGPKYCYIWAGSNLILAVFTYFFIPETKGRSLEQLDELFEKRISAWKFKRYVTDLQQADTDNYVGRMDANEKGGVVEVEHKEN, from the exons ATGGAGGCACAACAGCCCTCTGCTAGGGTTCAACTCAATTCGTTATGGAGCGAGAAGCGATTGATCGCCATTTGCTTCTTTATTGCCTTGGCTCAGTTCCAATATGGATTTGACTCAGCTGCTGTCTCTGGCTTCCAATCCATGCCGGGCTTTCTCATCGTCTTCGGTTATGTTGAT CCCACGAACCCAATCGGTtacaacatcaccaccaaagtcCAGACCCTTCTGCAGAGTCTAATCAGTCTCGGTGCTCTGGCAGCATGCATACTTATCTTCAACTTTGGCCGTTTCATCAGCCCTCGAGTTGGTCTCTGGATCGCTTCGCTTTTTGGCGTAGTCTCAGTCGCTGCACAAATGGGAAGCACGCATCTCGCTGCATTATACTTCGGTCGTATCATGCTTGGATTCTCCAACGGCTTCTACAGCACCTTTTCGGCGGTCTATATCGGAGAGTCGACACCAGCGTATCTTCGAGGTGCGGCTATTGGTTTGGTCGTCTTGCAGATTAATATCGGTGCTCTTGTCGGCATTGCCGTCGACAACGGAACTCAGGGCATGCTCAGTCGCCTGTCATACCAGATACCTCTTGCGGTCATGTTTGTTGTTCCAGTCATGATGTCCGTAGGACTGATATTCCTACCAGAGACTCCTCGCTATTACATCTCCAAGGGTCAGGACGATAAGGCCGAGGCTGCGATTCGAAAGCTACGGGGTATAACCGATGATGAAAGAATTCGTGAGGACATCATGATTATGAAGAATGCTTGGCTGGAAGAGACTGAGATGCGTTCCACTACTCAGCTGCTTGACGCTTTCCGCAGCACCGACTTGCGACGCACTCTTCTCAGCATTGCGACAGCTGTTGGCCAAGCTAGTACTGGTATCTACttcatctcagccttctcagtcttcttctttgtaCAGGCACGAATTGGTTCACCTTTCAAGTGGGTCATGGTATCTCTCGCCATCGCCCTCACGGGAAATATGCTCTCTTTCCCCGCTGTGCGCTTCTTCAACCGTCGACATCTTCTGCTTGGTACCTCCCTTCTCAACTCAGGTTTGATGCTGGGTATGGCAGTTGCCTACACCGTTTCTCCCGCGGGGTCACCAACTGCTGGGAAGGTTCTTGTTGGGTTGAGCATCGTCTTCACCTGGGTTTATGGTATTGGCCAAGGTCCTGTACTATGGGCCCTGCAGACTGAGATTCCTTCTCAGCGACTGCGAGCACAGACAGTAGGCTTTTCCCAGGGTgcaagcttcttggcttcaTGGTTGTGCTCGTACTGTACGCCGTACTTCATCAACCCTGAGGCACTCAACTGGGGTCCCAAGTATTGTTATATTTGGGCTGGTAGTAACTTAATCTTGGCTGTCTTTACATACTTCTTTATTCCGGAAACTAAAGGCCGAAGCTTGGAGCAGCTGGATGAGCTGTTTGAGAAGAGGATATCGGCATGGAAGTTCAAACGCTATGTCACAGATCTACAGCAGGCTGATACGGATAATTACGTGGGTCGAATGGACGCGAACGAGAAAGGGGGTGTAGTTGAGGTTGAACATAAGGAGAACTAG
- a CDS encoding Alpha/Beta hydrolase protein, which produces MHLLALLTFLKASQALLVPPPPGPFDVAVKNFELIDTNRIDTFAPKPNTKRRIMVSAYLPIDAQYGCKDEVVPYVPALTAKAYGKVAGTLGLPENIVKDFEMKVCNISSVKPKRFHKPKKEYPVALFSPGYQGSRLVYGAMARSLASLGYIILTVDHTYEAFVVEFPDGTAATAAEFPDNMNSTYRQLEVRTKDESFIISQLCNHTLVEQVFGDFPGTFDSHKVAVYGHSFGGSTAAVTAQRDRRVIGGLNFDGPMYGSVVEEGLKCTPYILVGTNMTAPDPVPGWNAFYDKIDAAKMEMVVKHTRHYAFTDVPLLLTEFKIPAKSEANVHEVFGTLSGRNVEKAANEIMVGFLDLVLKKEAKKLNAIGKRDGIHVLQRDLA; this is translated from the exons ATGcatcttcttgcccttctcacCTTTCTCAAGGCTTCACAAGCCCTGCTTGTCCCCCCTCCCCCAGGCCCCTTTGATGTCGCCGTTAAAAACTTCGAGCTGATCGACACAAACCGTATCGACACATTTGCACCCAAGCCCAACACCAAGCGCCGTATCATGGTCTCGGCCTACCTCCCTATCGACGCCCAGTACGGCTGTAAAGACGAAGTTGTTCCATATGTGCCTGCCCTTACTGCAAAGGCCTATGGCAAGGTGGCCGGAACTCTTGGCCTTCCGGAAAACATAGTTAAGGATTTTGAGATGAAGGTGTGCAATATCTCAAGTGTCAAGCCAAAGAGGTTTCATAAGCCAAAGAAGGAATACCCCGTCGCGCTTTTCTCACCAGGTTACCAAGGTTCAAGGCTTGTGTATGGGGCCATGGCGAGGTCGCTTGCAAGTCTTGGATATATCATTCTCACCGTGGATCACACCTATGAAGCCTTTGTGGTTGAGTTTCCTGATGGAACTGCTGCAACTGCTGCTGAGTTTCCGGATAACATGAACTCGACATATCGACAGCTCGAG GTCCGAACTAAAGATGAGTCCTTTATTATCTCGCAACTCTGCAACCACACACTTGTGGAGCAGGTCTTCGGTGACTTCCCTGGTACCTTTGACTCTCACAAAGTTGCTGTATACGGTCACTCCTTTGGTGGATCAACTGCTGCCGTCACAGCCCAGCGCGATCGTCGTGTCATAGGAGGTCTCAACTTTGACGGTCCCATGTATGGATCTGTagttgaagaaggcttgAAGTGCACGCCATATATACTCGTTGGAACAAACATGACAGCGCCTGATCCAGTTCCTGGCTGGAATGCATTCTACGACAAGATTGATGCtgccaagatggagatggtggtGAAGCACACGCGTCACTATGCCTTTACAGATGTTCCGTTGCTCTTGACCGAGTTCAAGATTCCAGCCAAGTCAGAAGCTAATGTCCATGAGGTATTTGGGACCCTTAGTGGAAGAAACGTTGAGAAGGCGGCGAATGAGATTATGGTTGGATTTCTGGACTTGGTGCTTAAgaaagaagccaagaagctcaatgCTATTGGCAAGAGGGACGGAATTCACGTTCTTCAGCGCGATCTTGCATAA